In the Leishmania panamensis strain MHOM/PA/94/PSC-1 chromosome 30 sequence genome, one interval contains:
- a CDS encoding queuine tRNA-ribosyltransferase, putative (TriTrypDB/GeneDB-style sysID: LpmP.30.1770) yields the protein MPLPSIFTFEENRGPAGKEPVAARSGIFHLPHGPLRTPIFMPVATQGALKGVTVEQLEELDVEIILGNTYHLGLRPGEEVLRALTSRKNAREAATSTYTSADGIRDNMDGIHFMESWKKNILTDSGGFQMVSLLKLAQITEEGVRFQSTHGAGTAGTIMPVAEMEASSSTSGTAAATSTLTAPTEAAKAYDCEAEVENTYSLLLRPEDSIRIQNAIGGDIMMQLDDVVHSLTVGLRVEEAAKRSIRWLDRCLAANQNREKQCIFGIVQGALNAELRRYCLKEIIQRTECMGYAIGGLSGGEAKDDFWRMVRLCTKEGLPANKPRYCMGVGYPEDILVCIALGVDMFDCVYACRTARFGSALTSRGKLQISKKEYAADFGPLDPNCSCMTCRTYTRSYLNMIAAREGIAATLLSYHNIAYLINLTRGSRSAIEEGRFTTFVQDFFLAYYPGKDYPQWAVEALASVEITLL from the coding sequence ATGCCACTGCCTTCGATTTTCACGTTCGAGGAGAACAGGGGCCCGGCTGGCAAGGAGCCTGTCGCAGCTCGTAGCGGCATCTTCCACCTACCACACGGTCCTTTGCGCACGCCGATATTCATGCCTGTGGCGACGCAAGGCGCACTAAAGGGTGTCACAGTGGAACAACTTGAGGAGCTCGACGTTGAAATTATATTGGGTAACACTTATCATCTGGGATTGCGTCctggggaggaggtgctgcgtgccCTCACCTCGCGCAAGAACGCGCGGGAGGCTGCCACCAGCACGTACACCTCCGCAGATGGCATCCGGGACAACATGGATGGCATCCACTTTATGGAGAGCTGGAAGAAAAACATACTGACGGACAGCGGTGGTTTTCAGatggtgtcgctgctgaagctTGCGCAGATCACAGAGGAAGGCGTGCGGTTTCAGTCGACGCATGGCGCTGGTACGGCAGGGACTATAATGCCTGTAGCTGAGATGGAAGCCTCGAGCTCTACCAGCGGTACGGCTGCGGCAACATCTACACTGACAGCACCGACAGAAGCAGCAAAGGCATACGACTgcgaggcagaggtggagaacaCGTATTCCCTGTTGCTCCGACCTGAGGACTCCATCCGCATTCAGAACGCCATCGGTGGCGACATTATGATGCAGCTGGACGATGTGGTGCACTCGCTAACGGTCGGACTGCGCgtagaggaggcggcaaagCGCTCGATTCGATGGCTAGACCGCTGTCTCGCAGCCAACCAGAATCGGGAGAAGCAATGCATCTTTGGCATTGTGCAGGGCGCCTTGAACGCGGAGCTCCGCCGTTACTGCCTGAAGGAGATCATCCAGCGAACAGAGTGCATGGGCTACGCCATTGGTGGGCTCAGCGGCGGGGAGGCGAAGGATGACTTTTGGCGGATGGTGCGCTTGTGCACGAAGGAGGGACTGCCAGCGAACAAGCCGCGGTATTGCATGGGCGTCGGCTATCCAGAGGACATTCTCGTCTGCATCGCGCTCGGCGTGGACATGTTCGACTGCGTCTATGCCTGCCGCACAGCCCGCTTTGGCTCTGCACTGACTTCCCGTGGCAAGCTACAGATTTCTAAGAAGGAGTACGCAGCCGATTTCGGTCCTCTTGACCCaaactgcagctgcatgaCGTGCCGTACCTACACACGCTCCTACCTGAACATGATCGCGGCAAGGGAGGGGATAGCGGCGACGTTGCTATCGTATCACAACATCGCCTACCTCATTAACCTTACGCGCGGCTCTCGAAGCGCCATCGAGGAGGGGCGCTTCACGACATTCGTACAAGACTTCTTCCTTGCCTACTATCCTGGGAAAGACTACCCCCAATGGGCTGTGGAGGCTCTGGCCTCTGTTGAGATAACTCTCTTGTAG